The nucleotide sequence CGCAGCCATTTGAATTGCGTGGCGAAGTTATTTGGACCAATCAAGCTTCAGAAATGCAACGTCCTGACATACCTGAAATGGGTATGGGTATTCGTTTTATTTTTGCTAGTGAGAATGAAAGAGATAATTTTGAGAGCGAAGTTGAGCAAATGATGGTTGCTTCATTAGGTGTACATCTCTATGAAAAATTAATTCATAAACGAGTTCGACAATAGAATGAGACCTTATGTTTGGCGTATGGTGCGATTAATGACTAGTTGAAGTGGTCGAGTTTAAATCAAAGCGAACAGAAGTGCCACGCGTAATCCCAAAATGTTTTGCATAACCAGCATTAACTTCAACAACATATTTAGCGGGTGTATCAACGCTACGACTAGATAATGAGAGTGGTTTTGCGTTGTGAATGACCCCAACCACTTGTAGTTGTGAATTAATGAAGATCATATCAAGCGGAATATAAGTATTTTTCATCCAGAAAGAACGTATTGCCTCATCTTTAAATATAAAAAGCATACCGTGATTTGTTTCAAGCGATTGACGATACATTAAACCACGCTGATGGTCCTTTTGGCTAATGGCAACTTCGACCAAAACTGAAATATCAACGCCAGCAGGTGAGAAAATTACTTGTGACATAGATGCAGATTTGGCTGGCGCACTATTTTTTCCATTGCAGGCGATGGCTATGGTAACCCAGAAAATAAAGGTAAATAATTTAGAAATCATTCTGTGCGCATACACACATCGCGCAAATCAACTGAACCAGCGGGCCAAGCTTCACTACCAGGAGGCGTACATACTAGGCCCGCAGAGCCGCAATTGTTGCTACCATCTGCACATAAACAATAAGACAATGAGTCTAGTGATTTACAGCCTAATGTATGTGTTGTGGTAGAGTCGGTTGATAAAAGAGCTTGATCGAAACAACCAATACGGCGACATTCCATTTCGCCTAAAGCTTCGCAGTTACGGTTACTTCCAGAGCATCCAGTTTTGTATACGCAATAAAGATTACCGGCTAATGGCCCAACATCTTGTATGGTGCGGCATTCAAAACCTGCTGGACAATCATCATCACGGCAATAACCCTCAAAGCAGTGTTTAGGTGATTCACAATTACTGTTTTCACTGCAAGCAGAACCTTTTTCTGAATCGTATTTACACGTTCTCGTGCAGAACGATTCATAGCCCCCATAGGTTAAACACTGGAAAGTTTCACAGTCGATGCTACGTTGCAGGGCAACGATTTCTACTACGGGATTTTCTCCTGAAACTGTGGTTTCGGAAATTGTACCTGTGCCCTCAGGATAGCAAGCTTCACCAATGTCATGTGAAGAGCAATTTAATAGAGCAATAATAAACAGTGAGCCAACTAAATGTGTTATAGCAGTTTTCATGGATTTACTCACATTGGCCACCAGTTTTAAAGGCGCAGTAGCTCATGTCAGCTGCTGTACCTGATCCTAACACTGGTTGACAGCAAAAATCACTTTTACTGCCGCAATCGCTAGCAGTGTTACACGGTTTCCAGGCACAATATTTTTGACCAGCGAACTCACCAACTGGTTGTACTTCACGACACTCAAAGCCGTCTGGACATACCGAATTATCGCGGCAACGTTTTGAGCAATAGCCAGAACGACCAGAAGTGGCTATGCAGATAAGTTCATCACATGGAAATGAAGGATCATATGATACGATTTCAGCGGTTTTTGTTTGTGATTCATCATCGCTAGTAGCCTCAGTATCACCTAATAGCTGTGGGCAAGGTTTACCAATATCATCTTTTTCGCATGAAGATATGAAAAGTAAACCTGTAAAAACAGTCAGAACGGTTATGCCGGTTCTAAGAGTTTGCACGTTTAATGATCGTAATTTCAACATTATTAAAGTTAGCATACGCATAAAAATCGTCTGCGGCAAAGTCATTACTATATGTATCAGTCTCATGAGCAAGTAGCTAGTTTTATATGAATTAATCGATCTAACATTTATGGACGCCACCTAAAAAAATAAATCACCAATTTTTTTATTTAGAGAAACTATTGCCGCCATGTAGTATAAAAGCAACATAGCCTATTTTGGATTGGCTATGGCAAAAATTACAAAAGGTAGGTCTCATATGAAAAAAGTAAGAAAACGACATCCTAAGTTACAAGTATTTCATCCTTATAATTGACAGGCAATCGCAGCCTCTATAGCCTGCTATATCGCATGTGATTTCAATTTCGGAGCCACAGTGGCGCGTTTTCAAAGATTAAGCTATTTTGTTGTCGTTTTAGGTTGCATAACTTATGCTACTTCGGTGGTGTATGCTGCCCCAGGCGACGATATTCTTGAACAATTAGGCGCGGCAAACGATTCACCGCCTCCAGAAAAGGCAGCAAGCGCTAAACCTGATACAGCTAAAAGTAACGAAGCTAGTGCAGCAAAAGAAGAAGAATCAGCCGCAAATGATGAAACAAAGAGCCAGAAGGCAGCTGTCGCACAATCGCCGCAAGCACTTGATAAGGTAAAAGCAGTTCCCCGCAAGACGCTGCTTAAAAAATCACGTTTTGAATTATCACCGTTTGCCAGTCTAAGCACCAATGACGCGTACTATCAGCATTATGCTGCTGGCGGTACTGCTATTTTTTATCCCCATGACGCATTTGGTATTGGTGTGGGTGCAGAATATTTATTTTCACATCTAAAAACGAGCAATCTTGATACAGTTAGGCAAAATTTTATTGCGGTACCTGCAGTTTTTGAACAGCCCCGGATATTTGCTCATTTAGATGCGTATTTTATTCCTATTTATGGTAAAATTAGTCTATTTTCGAGTGATATTATTCAATTCGACACTTATTTAGTTAGTGGCGTAGGTGCTGCTTATGCTGGCTCTCATTATCGTCCTTTAATGAATTTAGGCTTAGGACAGCGTTTTGTTTTTGGAGAGTGGTTGGCGATTCGTTTTGAGTTGCGTGATCATATGTTCGTTGACACCCAAACAGTTAATGAAATCGAACGTTCAGGTGTACAAAACTATTTGATGTTTATGGCCGGCGTTAGCGTATTTCTACCAACCAGCTTTGAGTATACTTACCAATGAGGTTATATATGGGTTCGTATAATCTCGCGTCTTTTATGCTTGCTGCAGCGCTTATTGCGACTCCAGTTGCGATTAGTGCTGCTGATCAGCCAAGCACTCGTGAGATCGAAGAAAGAGCCGCTGATCAGCCAAGCACTCGTGAGATCGAAGAAAGAGCCGCTGATCAAGAAACTGGTACTAATTTAGAAGAAGGCGAAGAAGCTCCACGTACGCTTGCTGAGCGTATACCTAGCGTCACTCGTCGTAGTTTCGTTAAACAAAACCGCCTTGAGCTTTTTCCATCTGCTGGTTTATCTTTAAACGATCCTTTTTACGATCATATTATTGGTTCGTTAGGTTTTGCTTATCATGTTTTTGAGTATCTTTCGGTAGGTATCACCGGAGACTATTTTGGCTCAATTAAGAGTAAAATTCCTGTCGAAGGGCGTTTGGGCAATCCCACAATTAACATTGAGCGACCATTATACAGCGGACATCTTGAGGTAGGTTTTACCCCATTTTATGGCAAACTAAGTTTATTAGCCGAAAGTGTATTGCACTTTGATATCTATGCTATCGTTGGTGGTGGTATGATAGCACGTAAGAGAGGCGGAACTACTTTTGCAGGTGTATTAGGCGTGGGTGAACATTTTTTTCTTAATGAGTGGGCAGCATTACGTGTTGAAATACGCGATCAGATTTTTATGATGGGTCGTAATAACGCTGAACCTAAAAATGATAGTATGCAAAATTTACTGATCGTAACTTTGGGCCTATCAATTTTTATACCACCCACTTTTGAGCACGAGCGTTTGTGAGGATTGTAATGGGTATAGGGCTCAGATTGTTAGTTTTTGCGCTGGCGCTGATGTGGACGAACATCAATCCAGATAATGCTTTTGCAATGAACTCCAGCAGTGCTTTTCTAAGAATTATGTCACCTTTATCAGCGCCCGCTAAGAACAAAGCGAAAAAACGTAAAGCAAAAGTCAAAAATAAAAAGAAGCGTAACAAAACATCAATCAATAATTATTCTACAAAAAAAGCTGCAAAACGTCGGGCAGCTAAAAAAGACAAAATTAAAGCTAACATACCTGCACCACCGCCCGGACCAACCGTTAAAGATACTACTCCTGCAAGTAAAGATATGGTGCTTGATTTAGGAACTGTTGATACCAATACCGAAGATGCAAAAAAAGAATTACTAAAATCTTCCACAGATAAAGACACAAAAAAAGCTAAGGGCAAAAAAGGCGGTAAAGGTAATAAAGGCGGTTTTGATTTTGGGGGTGGTGCTACTTTAGAATTCGCTGGTGGCGATGATATCGATTTTGGTGAAGATTTAGGTAACTTTGATATTCAGCTGAATATTTCTAGTGAAGAGCGCCAGCGCGTTGAGCGCGCCATGAATATGATGAATGATGAAGAATATGGCCAAGCGGCGCTCGAATATGCCTATTTTATCTCAGATCCTAAGTTCGTTGAGTTTAAGCCTGAGTCAGAATACCAATTAGCTAAAGCTATGTATAAGCTAGGTTTTCTTGATGCTTCGTTAAAACGTTTCAAAGCGATTCTTGATCAAGGCAGTAAGCATTTACGTTATAAAAAGAGCGTTGAATGGCTATTTTTTATCAGCCGCAAAGTTGCTGACGAAACACCGGTATTAGCCGAACTTGCTCGGTTTCGTAACGTGACTTTTCCAAAAGCGTATCGCAATGAATATCGATATTTACTTTCTAAATATCTATTTGTCCAAGCTCAGAATTTTGAAGTTGAGCGTATGGAGGCTGAGCAAATTTCACAAGGCAAGAAATCCACCAAAGGTATTGATTTTGGTGCTTTAGCTGAAGCTTCTAAATCTGATGGTTTTGATTTTGGCAAAGCAGCAGGTGGCGGTCTTGATTTTGGCTCTGGTGGTGGAATGGATTTTGGGGGCGGTGCCGGTGGTGCTTCCGGTGGATTTGATTTTGGGGCTGGTAGCGGTGACTCCGGCGGTGGACTTGATTTTAGCGGTGGAGGCAAATCTACCGCGACTGCAGATGTTGCGATGACTCGTGAAGCAGCGCCCTCAACTACTAAAGAGGCAGTCAATCAAGGTCTTGAGTTGGTTTCTCAAGTAAATAAAGACAGCAAATTTTACCCACGCGCAAAATATCTTGAAGGTCTACTTAATTATATTATTGGCCAAGACACTAAAGCAGTTGCGGCCTTCCAAGAAGTTGTGCGCGTTCTTAATCCTCGTCTAGATGTTCGTTTGGATCCTAAACTGCGTGAACTAGCTTTTCTCTCTCTTGCTCGAATTCACTATGGTCATAAACAATTTAATAAGAGTGTTTACTATTATGACCAAATTGATCGCGACTCAGAAAACTGGCTAACCGCACTTTTCGAAACTAGTTGGGCATATTATCAGCGTGGCGATTTTGAAAAAGCGTTAGGTAATTTACTTACATTGCACTCGCCATTTTTTGAACGCGAGTATTTTCCTGAATCCCAATTAGTTAAAGCTATTATTTACTTTGAGGCATGTCGTTATGGCGAAACACGAGATATTATTGATAAATTCATTGAGCGCTTTACTTTGGTCATGAAAGCTATCGAGAAAATAGCTAACTCGCAAGAAGCCCCAGAATTGCTTTACGAACGAATTGCAAAATTGCAACAAGACGCCATTTCCAATGATGATGAAATAACCGCTCGAGTAGTAAGTTTGGCCTTAACGGATCCTGATATTCGTATTGCTCGTAAGGTAGTACAGCAAGTTAGCAAACAATTAGAACTTTGGCGGCAGATGCCTGAAAATTTTCGTACTAGTAGGCTTGGTCTTGATCTCAATAATGAACTTAAAGAAACTATGGCTACGCGGGTACGTGAAGCCGGAACTACAACTAAGCGCAAATTTGAAGGTGAATTGTATCAACTCAAAACGTTACTTGCCCAAGCTTTGCGTATTAAGATCGAGGTCGCTCGCTCTGAGCGTGAGTCCATTGAAAAACGTATGCGCAAACAATCTACTGGGGATGAGTTAGTGCCAGCTGTAGCAAGAACTGTGGTAGATGATGAGCATTTATACTGGCCATATGAAGGTGAATACTGGCGGGATGAATTGGGTACTTATGAGCTTGATTTTTCTATGTGTCGGCCATTAACGGCAGGTTCTTAGACTAAAAACGAAGAGTACAGTATAATTGGATTTTAGTTTTTTAAAAATTGAATCATTTTGAAAGTGACAGGTGAGTACAAGGCCTCAAATTATGGCCGGAAGGATGACATAAGTTGAGTGCAAAAAATTGCTCATATTGGCGTCTCGTGCGTTTGTTTGTAGTAGTTAGTTTATTATTAATAGCTGCACCAAATACTGGTTTAGCAAAATATAGCCCGTCTCAATTCAGCCAGACCAATACTACCAATTCGACAGATGCTGTGTGGTTATCGGCCATTAAAAAAAAGAAAAAAGCAAAAGGTAAGGCAAACTCTAAAGCACGCAAACGCAAAAATAAACACGGCAAAGGTAATCAGCAAGAAGGTTTTATCACTGATAGTGATATGGATGAGAGCAAATTGCCTCGTCATATCCGCCGTGAACAAGAGTTAGCTCCCAAAATCGAGTTTCAACTTGATGAACAGCTTGGTAAAACCAAGAGTTTAAAACCGATTGGAGGAGTAAGTAAGCGACCGACATTAACTGCAGAAGATATTGCTAAGCATGGTGAAGCTTTGATTGAGTCAAAGCTTGATGAAGAAATTGAACTTACTCAGCAATTAGTAAACATAGAAACCGATTGCCGTGAGAGTGCTTCTGCAAGATTTCGTTTAGCTGATTTATATTGGGAAAAATCAAAACGTGCCTTTTTTAAGGCTAATGATTTTAAAACTTCTGAAAATGAACGCGCCCGCTACACCAAATCAATGAAGCAACTGCAATCTACTAGTATTGCATCTTATCAAACGATTGTTTCTGATTGTCCAAATTATGATGAGTTACCGAAAGTATTGTATTATTTAGGTAAAGCTTTGATGGAAGTAGAGCGTTCCAAAGAAGGGGCAGGATACTTTAAACGCGTCATTCAAGAATACCCTAACTCAGAATGGGTACCGCATTCTTGGTTTATGATTGGCGAATATTATTTCAATTATGCTAATGATGCTATTGCTGCACTTAAGGCTTATACCAAAGCAACTGAATACGAAAAATCATCAATGTACGGTTATGCCATCTATAAGCAAGGGTGGTGTTTTATTAACGTTGGTGAATGGGAAGACGCTCTTAAGAAATTTAAAGAAGTTGTAACAATTAGTGAAGATCAATCACAACAGATAGATCAACGCGCTCGCTTAACATTACGAAAAGAAGCACTTAAAGATTATGTGCGAGCCTATTCTAACATTCGTTCTTCTAAAGCAGCGTTAAAAACATTTTATGCTATAGGTGGCAAAGATAATCTCAAATCGATGTTAGAACAGTTGGGTAATTGGTATATAAACCGCGATGCCCACACAGATACTATCGTCGTTTTTCGTGATTTGATTCAAAGTTATCGTCGCTCAACACGTTTGCCGGTATGGCAAGGCCGTATTGTTGATGCTACTAGTCGCAGCGGCAATCGTCGTCAAACAGTTATTGAGGCGAAAAAGCTTACCGAGTATTTTGCTGAATTGCGTGGTCGCGTACAAAGAAACGAACTTGACACAAGTGAAAAAGAAACTGTTGCAAAAGATGTTCGCGAAGCCGAAGACATTGCAGAGAATACACTGCGTCGCTTAGCGTTTGAGTATTATAAAGAATCGACTAAGCTTAAAGGTCAAGCTGCAACTCGCACATTGAAACTGGCCGAACATTTACATCAACACTATCTTGAAGTCTTTCCTGAGCCTAAAAAAGATGCTGAGGTTAATTACGTCTTTTATGTCAGGTTCCAGTATGCCGATATTCTCTACAAACTCGAAAATTTTGAAGCAGCCGCCAATAACTACGAACAAGTCGTAGAGATGAACCCAAATCCCACCAAAGCCGATCAAAAGAAGATTGTGTTAGTGGCCGCAGAAGAAGCTGTGCGTTCTTATGATGAATTGGTACAAGATTTAGACCGTAAAACGCCACCCAAAATTAGTGGGACTGAACCAAAAGAAATCCCACCCGTCAAGCAAAAGTTAATAGATGCTTGTTTGCGTTATATTCGTTATGTCGGTACCGAAGGTGATAAGATAGTTGAGATACGTTATAAAATGGCACGTATTTATTATACTTACAATCATTTCGATAAGGCAGCACCTGCCTTTAATGATATTGTAAGTAATCATCCAACTAATAAAGTTGCTTGTTATGCTGCAAATTTGGTTCTTGATATTTATAACGGCAGAAAGGATTATAAAAATCTCAGAGAAGCTGCGCGTGCATATACTGTAAATAAAAAACTTGCTTGTGATGCTGAAGATAAAGAACGTTTTGTACAAATCGAAGAGTCATCAAGCTTTCATTTAATTAAGAGCGAATATGAAGACAAGAAGAGATACATAGCTGCTGGCGATGAATTTATGAAATTTTATAAGCGATTTCCACAAAGCCAGTATGCTGATGATGCAGTATATAATGCAGCAGTAAATTATGATCTCGGCAACAAGCTTGATAAAGCTAATGAGGTTCGCGAATTCTTAGTTAAGACTTTTCCGCAATCGCCACTGGTTATAGAAACTTTATATAATATTGCGCAAAGCTATGAACGTATTGTCGATTTTGATAAT is from Deltaproteobacteria bacterium and encodes:
- a CDS encoding TIGR02266 family protein encodes the protein MHSILHFVAEQDDKRLHPRTPIELKVEYKKMNTFFADYTKNISKGGTFIKTERPLPLGTEFIFKLALPKRSQPFELRGEVIWTNQASEMQRPDIPEMGMGIRFIFASENERDNFESEVEQMMVASLGVHLYEKLIHKRVRQ
- a CDS encoding DUF192 domain-containing protein; translated protein: MISKLFTFIFWVTIAIACNGKNSAPAKSASMSQVIFSPAGVDISVLVEVAISQKDHQRGLMYRQSLETNHGMLFIFKDEAIRSFWMKNTYIPLDMIFINSQLQVVGVIHNAKPLSLSSRSVDTPAKYVVEVNAGYAKHFGITRGTSVRFDLNSTTSTSH
- a CDS encoding outer membrane beta-barrel domain-containing protein — encoded protein: MARFQRLSYFVVVLGCITYATSVVYAAPGDDILEQLGAANDSPPPEKAASAKPDTAKSNEASAAKEEESAANDETKSQKAAVAQSPQALDKVKAVPRKTLLKKSRFELSPFASLSTNDAYYQHYAAGGTAIFYPHDAFGIGVGAEYLFSHLKTSNLDTVRQNFIAVPAVFEQPRIFAHLDAYFIPIYGKISLFSSDIIQFDTYLVSGVGAAYAGSHYRPLMNLGLGQRFVFGEWLAIRFELRDHMFVDTQTVNEIERSGVQNYLMFMAGVSVFLPTSFEYTYQ
- a CDS encoding outer membrane beta-barrel domain-containing protein; protein product: MGSYNLASFMLAAALIATPVAISAADQPSTREIEERAADQPSTREIEERAADQETGTNLEEGEEAPRTLAERIPSVTRRSFVKQNRLELFPSAGLSLNDPFYDHIIGSLGFAYHVFEYLSVGITGDYFGSIKSKIPVEGRLGNPTINIERPLYSGHLEVGFTPFYGKLSLLAESVLHFDIYAIVGGGMIARKRGGTTFAGVLGVGEHFFLNEWAALRVEIRDQIFMMGRNNAEPKNDSMQNLLIVTLGLSIFIPPTFEHERL
- a CDS encoding tetratricopeptide repeat protein, with product MSAKNCSYWRLVRLFVVVSLLLIAAPNTGLAKYSPSQFSQTNTTNSTDAVWLSAIKKKKKAKGKANSKARKRKNKHGKGNQQEGFITDSDMDESKLPRHIRREQELAPKIEFQLDEQLGKTKSLKPIGGVSKRPTLTAEDIAKHGEALIESKLDEEIELTQQLVNIETDCRESASARFRLADLYWEKSKRAFFKANDFKTSENERARYTKSMKQLQSTSIASYQTIVSDCPNYDELPKVLYYLGKALMEVERSKEGAGYFKRVIQEYPNSEWVPHSWFMIGEYYFNYANDAIAALKAYTKATEYEKSSMYGYAIYKQGWCFINVGEWEDALKKFKEVVTISEDQSQQIDQRARLTLRKEALKDYVRAYSNIRSSKAALKTFYAIGGKDNLKSMLEQLGNWYINRDAHTDTIVVFRDLIQSYRRSTRLPVWQGRIVDATSRSGNRRQTVIEAKKLTEYFAELRGRVQRNELDTSEKETVAKDVREAEDIAENTLRRLAFEYYKESTKLKGQAATRTLKLAEHLHQHYLEVFPEPKKDAEVNYVFYVRFQYADILYKLENFEAAANNYEQVVEMNPNPTKADQKKIVLVAAEEAVRSYDELVQDLDRKTPPKISGTEPKEIPPVKQKLIDACLRYIRYVGTEGDKIVEIRYKMARIYYTYNHFDKAAPAFNDIVSNHPTNKVACYAANLVLDIYNGRKDYKNLREAARAYTVNKKLACDAEDKERFVQIEESSSFHLIKSEYEDKKRYIAAGDEFMKFYKRFPQSQYADDAVYNAAVNYDLGNKLDKANEVREFLVKTFPQSPLVIETLYNIAQSYERIVDFDNAAKYLEQFASRFPDDKRSKDAIYNAALYRATLGDYAGGKSGRERFIRQYPNDPEIHKIAFDICESLEQEAQSIEDNKKGGNAALAKWSQAHDCYFSYVKNSAYARADTDMLCQAQYRRLEIMRTVTKYEKGANEIKKLLQRSWPNWRKKGIEKLPRCAKAIATIELRDLEGSFKHYSKMSIAELNPTDAGKKKFDASIKKKTKERDILVEEYKQIALLGKVVVEAALTASYYVGEAYRESIEALLQAPIPNKIPGYKLTKEDKQILRNQLKEMADPIEKLAVDAYGLCVQTASKYGVYNRWSVKAFNRLHALRPLEYPILVEHIEPLQLHDKLTVETNEFIIAEGDNYKSIELPLKKANANNETPKTSNAEKPAVKANEQTNNKETPKTKNTTAKGKPKNKKAAPNSKGAK